Proteins from a genomic interval of Phlebotomus papatasi isolate M1 chromosome 3, Ppap_2.1, whole genome shotgun sequence:
- the LOC129806314 gene encoding icarapin-like, whose translation MKLITSIFLIVSVTILCVSALPARYDPDDDAEVVVVPLEKQDPASRGEQDPDFDNFDGVVEGEIPGGFFTIFRRPFSFDFGNFFSDFEETLRRMREHIANSWANTPSFDGVDVEELDPSKGNTTSTVQIIDGHKVITNETTYVKKTDFGTSIFKHRTVDVKPLDEEGTEGEVTINPKAESTTKRDTEIEKDPESSEVDATANEVAGGYDENNEMHDLVNPQIPQRAHYENFGSHELVSQLAPSSPSAQLSTSHKSHQIQSWMDFDSQDYPNYFSKFNRNEIEKEFVEAEPIDLSDDIAINEMLADQGVAASDTDVEVFTVDNVDTRSHQRKYHYSEYNPIK comes from the exons ATGAAGTTGATTACATCAATATTTTTAATCGTATCTGTGACGATACTATGTGTATCTGCTCTACCAG CTCGTTACGATCCAGATGATGATGCTGAAGTGGTTGTTGTTCCTCTTGAGAAACAAGATCCAGCATCCCGAGGCGAACAAGAtcccgattttgataatttcgaTGGGGTAGTTGAAGGTGAAATTCCTGGTGGATTCTTCACCATTTTCCGTCGTCCATTCAGTTTTGACTTTGGCAACTTCTTCAGCGACTTTGAAG AAACACTCAGGCGAATGAGGGAGCATATTGCGAATTCTTGGGCAAATACACCATCCTTCGATGGTGTTGACGTTGAGGAATTGGATCCTTCCAAGGGCAATACCACTTCTACTGTTCAG ATCATTGATGGTCACAAAGTGATTACAAATGAGACAACTTATGTGAAGAAAACCGATTTTGGTACATCAATCTTCAAGCACAGGACCGTTGATGTCAAGCCTCTTGACGAGGAAGGAACTGAAGGTGAGGTTACAATTAATCCTAAGGCAGAGTCTACCACAAAAAGGGATACCGAGATCGAAAAGGATCCTGAATCTTCCGAAGTAGATGCCACGGCGAATGAAGTTGCAGGAGGATACGATGAG AACAATGAAATGCACGATCTAGTGAATCCTCAGATTCCCCAAAGAGCACATTACGAGAATTTTGGATCACATGAACTAGTATCGCAATTAGCACCGTCATCCCCATCTGCACAATTGTCCACATCCCAtaaatcacaccaaattcaatcaTGGATGGATTTCGATTCTCAAGATTATCCAAATTATTTCTCAAAGTTCAATAGAAATGAAATTGAGAAGGAATTTGTTGAGGCTGAACCAATTGATCTCTCAGATGATATAGCTATTAATGAAATGCTAGCTGATCAAGGAGTTGCTGCCTCTGATACGGATGTCGAAGTCTTCACAGTTGACAATGTTGATACACGAAGTCATCAAAGAAAGTACCACTATTCGGAATATAATCCCATCAAGTAG
- the LOC129806311 gene encoding ATP-binding cassette sub-family G member 4-like has protein sequence MAAIDVDIKAYRKSIDIYFHQLNYTTQGKKGVKILHDVSGKFNSGKLTAILGPSGAGKTTLLNVLSGFKCKGVDGSIFVNGEIRDKKDFRNKSSYIPQEFPMLGKLTTLETLRFGVDLKLSKKISTVVKQKIISDITQVLNLEKCLSTRVEKLSGGEKKRLSIGVELITNPPAMFFDEPTSGLDSVSCVQVVTHLRDLAHSGRTVICVIHQPSSRILELFDDLYVLSEGQCVYSGAVDGIIEAFHKAGYNCPQYYNRADFALEVASREKQGNFEELVENERKKYTSTFDNNQESHEELTYVSKSESPESTHKLVQQRNRKLIYPISTWNQFLILSRRALLCTYRDFFFAQLRIITHIVVGVLLGLVFYDIGSDAAKVLTNISCLFFFLLFIFFANSMPTALSYPSETSVFLREHLNNWYSLGSYFASKIIADLPLQIIGPSIFILCGYFLSGQPNDENRFAMMWMICFLMAISAQAMGLLAGAAFNVQMGIFLIPASCVPMLVFSGYFIRFSELHFMFKPMSYISLFRYGFEGSIQAIYGFDRGNLTCSDPFCYFKTSEKILKTLDMTEDRFQWDVLGLFTWAVIFQIGVFIALKIRLRKAQ, from the exons ATGGCTGCAATTGACGTTGATATTAAAGCTTATCGGAAAAGCATCGATATATATTTCCATCAACTAAATTATACAACACAAG gaaaaaaaggagttaaaatACTTCATGATGTTTCTGGGAAATTCAATTCTGGAAAATTGACGGCAATTTTGGGACCATCCGGTGCGGGAAAAACGACTCTTCTGAATGTGTTATCAGGATTCAA gtGCAAAGGGGTTGATGGCAGTATTTTTGTAAATGGAGAAATTCGCGATAAGAAGGACTTTCGAAACAAGTCATCGTACATTCCACAAGAATTTCCTATGTTAGGAAAATTGACAACGCTTGAGACCCTAAGATTTGGGGTGGACTTAAAACTATCGAAGAAAATCTCAACCGTGGTCAAGCAAAAGATT atttcaGACATAACCCAAGTTTTGAATTTGGAGAAATGCTTGAGTACTCGAGTGGAGAAACTTTCGGGGGGAGAGAAGAAGCGGCTTTCGATTGGCGTAGAACTCATCACAAATCCACCAGCAATGTTCTTTGATGAGCCTACAAGTGGGCTAGATAGTGTCTCCTGTGTCCAGGTTGTGACCCATCTGAGGGACTTGGCACATTCTGGGAGGACAGTGATTTGTGTTATTCATCAGCCCTCTTCTCGCATACTGGAACTCTTTGATGATCTTTATGTTCTCTCTGAAGGCCAATGCGTGTATAGTGGTGCTGTTGATGGCATAATTGAAGCATTCCATAAAGCTGGATATAACTGTCCCCAATACTACAACCGTGCAGATTTTGCTCTAGAAGTTGCCAGTCGGGAAAAAcaaggaaattttgaagaattggTGGAGAATGAGCGAAAGAAATATACGTCTACATTTGATAACAACCAAGAATCTCACGAAGAACTAA CGTACGTGTCTAAATCGGAATCACCTGAATCAACGCATAAATTAGTGCAACAACGTAATCGAAAATTGATATACCCCATATCAACATGGAATCAATTCCTAATCTTGTCCAGGAGAGCACTTCTATGCACCTACAGAGATTTC TTCTTCGCTCAACTCAGGATTATAACTCATATAGTTGTTGGTGTCCTTCTTGGATTAGTCTTCTACGATATTGGATCGGATGCTGCTAAAGTGTTAACTAACATATCTTGCTTGTTCTTCTTCCTACTCTTCATCTTCTTCGCAAACAGCATGCCAACAGCGTTATCAT ATCCATCTGAAACATCTGTTTTTCTTAGAGAGCATTTGAACAATTGGTACTCCCTTGGATCGTATTTTGCATCAAAAATAATTGCTGATCTTCCTTTGCAAATAATTGGTCCaagcatttttattttatgtggATATTTTCTATCTGGACAACCGAATGATGAAAATCGCTTTGCAATGATGTGGATGATTTGCTTTCTTATGGCAATTAGTGCCCAAGCAATGGGATTACTGGCAGGAGCAGCTTTTAATGTACAG atgGGAATTTTCCTGATTCCGGCATCGTGTGTTCCAATGTTGGTGTTTTCGGGATATTTTATTCGCTTCAGTGAACTCCATTTTATGTTTAAACCTATGAGCTATATCTCTCTCTTTCGTTATGGCTTCGAAGGATCCATTCAAGCTATATACGGATTCGATCGCGGAAATCTGACATGTTCTGACCCATTCTGTTACTTCAAAACCTCTGAAAAAATACTCAAAACTTTAGATATGACTGAGGACAGGTTCCAGTGGGACGTATTGGGTTTATTTACTTGGGCTGTTATTTTCCAAATTGGAGTATTTATTGCTCTCAAAATTCGTTTAAGAAAGGCTCAATAA
- the LOC129806312 gene encoding CUGBP Elav-like family member 2 isoform X2, with protein sequence MLSKKFNEQDVRQLFSGHGTIEECTVLRDQNGQSKGCAFVTFATKQAAISAIKGLHQSKTMEGCSAPLVVKFADTQKDKEQKRLQQLQTNLWSVPGTNGLSMPLTQSATTIASPVLPNPPQQQSPFLAADAIPPSQTLQLFQQLQGLQTVNIQQQLLQGLASPTTDPTSAPSAAGLLAPISMQNVVTLAAMGHPVPQSTSPQPPTLTAITPISAATAIAGKPLWTANTDSLPVAYTAATGLPGLGAASAAAFPAQLGPAAISSVAGKQIEGPEGCNLFIYHLPQEFTDTDLASTFLPFGNVVSSKVFIDKQTNLSKCFGFVSYDNPNSAQAAIQTMHGFQIGSKRLKVQLKRTKESTKPY encoded by the exons ATGCttagtaaaaaattcaatgagCAGGATGTAAGGCAACTTTTCTCTGGCCATGGAACCATTGAAGAGTGCACTGTACTAAGGGACCAAAACGGACAAAGTAAAGGTTGTGCTTTTGTGACATTTGCTACCAAGCAAGCAGCAATAAGTGCTATTAAG GGACTTCATCAGAGCAAAACCATGGAAGGGTGTTCAGCACCTCTTGTGGTAAAGTTTGCCGACACACAGAAGGACAAAGAGCAGAAAAGACTACAGCAATTGCAGACAAATCTCTGGAGTGTACCAGGTACAAATGGCCTCTCCATGCCTCTCACACAATCTGCCACCACGATAGCGTCACCTGTTCTGCCCAATCCTCCGCAACAGCAGAGCCCATTCTTGGCTGCTGATGCTATTCCTCCCTCGCAAACACTTCAACTGTTTCAGCAACTCCAAGGCCTCCAAACAGTTAATATTCAGCAACAATTGCTTCAAG GTTTAGCATCTCCTACCACGGATCCGACTTCAGCTCCTTCAGCCGCTGGCCTCTTGGCACCAATATCCATGCAAAACGTCGTTACCCTGGCTGCAATGGGTCATCCAGTGCCTCAGTCCACATCCCCCCAGCCACCCACTTTAACAGCAATAACGCCGATATCGGCCGCCACGGCAATCGCGGGAAAACCACTTT GGACGGCAAACACTGATAGCCTACCAGTAGCATATACAGCAGCAACAGGTCTTCCGGGATTGGGTGCAGCATCTGCTGCAGCATTTCCTGCTCAGCTGGGTCCTGCAGCAATTTCTTCCGTAGCTGGGAAGCAAATTGAAG GTCCTGAGGGTTGCAACCTATTCATTTATCATTTACCGCAGGAATTCACCGATACGGATTTAGCATCgacatttttgccttttggcaATGTTGTATCATCAAAAGTTTTTATAGATAAGCAGACAAATTTATCAAAGTGCTTTGGTTTTGTTTCATATGATAATCCTAATTCAGCTCAAGCGGCCATACAAACGATGCATGGCTTCCAAATCGGCTCTAAGCGACTCAAAGTCCAATTGAAAAGAACCAAAGAATCCACGAAGCCATATTGA
- the LOC129806312 gene encoding CUGBP Elav-like family member 3-B isoform X1 — MEMKNRTKINSPISIPGHTSPKNAAYPSISAAYWLPAPNPTPYLIPDRKLFVGMLSKKFNEQDVRQLFSGHGTIEECTVLRDQNGQSKGCAFVTFATKQAAISAIKGLHQSKTMEGCSAPLVVKFADTQKDKEQKRLQQLQTNLWSVPGTNGLSMPLTQSATTIASPVLPNPPQQQSPFLAADAIPPSQTLQLFQQLQGLQTVNIQQQLLQGLASPTTDPTSAPSAAGLLAPISMQNVVTLAAMGHPVPQSTSPQPPTLTAITPISAATAIAGKPLWTANTDSLPVAYTAATGLPGLGAASAAAFPAQLGPAAISSVAGKQIEGPEGCNLFIYHLPQEFTDTDLASTFLPFGNVVSSKVFIDKQTNLSKCFGFVSYDNPNSAQAAIQTMHGFQIGSKRLKVQLKRTKESTKPY; from the exons ATGGAAATGAAAAATCGCACGAAAATAAATTCCCCAATATCCATTCCAGGACACACAAGTCCTAAAAATGCAGCATATCCATCTATATCAGCAGCCTATTGGTTACCAGCACCAAATCCGACACCATACCTAATCCCAG atCGAAAGCTCTTTGTGGGGATGCttagtaaaaaattcaatgagCAGGATGTAAGGCAACTTTTCTCTGGCCATGGAACCATTGAAGAGTGCACTGTACTAAGGGACCAAAACGGACAAAGTAAAGGTTGTGCTTTTGTGACATTTGCTACCAAGCAAGCAGCAATAAGTGCTATTAAG GGACTTCATCAGAGCAAAACCATGGAAGGGTGTTCAGCACCTCTTGTGGTAAAGTTTGCCGACACACAGAAGGACAAAGAGCAGAAAAGACTACAGCAATTGCAGACAAATCTCTGGAGTGTACCAGGTACAAATGGCCTCTCCATGCCTCTCACACAATCTGCCACCACGATAGCGTCACCTGTTCTGCCCAATCCTCCGCAACAGCAGAGCCCATTCTTGGCTGCTGATGCTATTCCTCCCTCGCAAACACTTCAACTGTTTCAGCAACTCCAAGGCCTCCAAACAGTTAATATTCAGCAACAATTGCTTCAAG GTTTAGCATCTCCTACCACGGATCCGACTTCAGCTCCTTCAGCCGCTGGCCTCTTGGCACCAATATCCATGCAAAACGTCGTTACCCTGGCTGCAATGGGTCATCCAGTGCCTCAGTCCACATCCCCCCAGCCACCCACTTTAACAGCAATAACGCCGATATCGGCCGCCACGGCAATCGCGGGAAAACCACTTT GGACGGCAAACACTGATAGCCTACCAGTAGCATATACAGCAGCAACAGGTCTTCCGGGATTGGGTGCAGCATCTGCTGCAGCATTTCCTGCTCAGCTGGGTCCTGCAGCAATTTCTTCCGTAGCTGGGAAGCAAATTGAAG GTCCTGAGGGTTGCAACCTATTCATTTATCATTTACCGCAGGAATTCACCGATACGGATTTAGCATCgacatttttgccttttggcaATGTTGTATCATCAAAAGTTTTTATAGATAAGCAGACAAATTTATCAAAGTGCTTTGGTTTTGTTTCATATGATAATCCTAATTCAGCTCAAGCGGCCATACAAACGATGCATGGCTTCCAAATCGGCTCTAAGCGACTCAAAGTCCAATTGAAAAGAACCAAAGAATCCACGAAGCCATATTGA
- the LOC129806312 gene encoding CUGBP Elav-like family member 2 isoform X3 yields the protein MEMKNRTKINSPISIPGHTSPKNAAYPSISAAYWLPAPNPTPYLIPDRKLFVGMLSKKFNEQDVRQLFSGHGTIEECTVLRDQNGQSKGCAFVTFATKQAAISAIKGLHQSKTMEGCSAPLVVKFADTQKDKEQKRLQQLQTNLWSVPGTNGLSMPLTQSATTIASPVLPNPPQQQSPFLAADAIPPSQTLQLFQQLQGLQTVNIQQQLLQGTANTDSLPVAYTAATGLPGLGAASAAAFPAQLGPAAISSVAGKQIEGPEGCNLFIYHLPQEFTDTDLASTFLPFGNVVSSKVFIDKQTNLSKCFGFVSYDNPNSAQAAIQTMHGFQIGSKRLKVQLKRTKESTKPY from the exons ATGGAAATGAAAAATCGCACGAAAATAAATTCCCCAATATCCATTCCAGGACACACAAGTCCTAAAAATGCAGCATATCCATCTATATCAGCAGCCTATTGGTTACCAGCACCAAATCCGACACCATACCTAATCCCAG atCGAAAGCTCTTTGTGGGGATGCttagtaaaaaattcaatgagCAGGATGTAAGGCAACTTTTCTCTGGCCATGGAACCATTGAAGAGTGCACTGTACTAAGGGACCAAAACGGACAAAGTAAAGGTTGTGCTTTTGTGACATTTGCTACCAAGCAAGCAGCAATAAGTGCTATTAAG GGACTTCATCAGAGCAAAACCATGGAAGGGTGTTCAGCACCTCTTGTGGTAAAGTTTGCCGACACACAGAAGGACAAAGAGCAGAAAAGACTACAGCAATTGCAGACAAATCTCTGGAGTGTACCAGGTACAAATGGCCTCTCCATGCCTCTCACACAATCTGCCACCACGATAGCGTCACCTGTTCTGCCCAATCCTCCGCAACAGCAGAGCCCATTCTTGGCTGCTGATGCTATTCCTCCCTCGCAAACACTTCAACTGTTTCAGCAACTCCAAGGCCTCCAAACAGTTAATATTCAGCAACAATTGCTTCAAG GGACGGCAAACACTGATAGCCTACCAGTAGCATATACAGCAGCAACAGGTCTTCCGGGATTGGGTGCAGCATCTGCTGCAGCATTTCCTGCTCAGCTGGGTCCTGCAGCAATTTCTTCCGTAGCTGGGAAGCAAATTGAAG GTCCTGAGGGTTGCAACCTATTCATTTATCATTTACCGCAGGAATTCACCGATACGGATTTAGCATCgacatttttgccttttggcaATGTTGTATCATCAAAAGTTTTTATAGATAAGCAGACAAATTTATCAAAGTGCTTTGGTTTTGTTTCATATGATAATCCTAATTCAGCTCAAGCGGCCATACAAACGATGCATGGCTTCCAAATCGGCTCTAAGCGACTCAAAGTCCAATTGAAAAGAACCAAAGAATCCACGAAGCCATATTGA